The Coffea arabica cultivar ET-39 chromosome 6e, Coffea Arabica ET-39 HiFi, whole genome shotgun sequence genome contains the following window.
ATCATCAGAGAAAGACAATCGTTCAAGACCCGCAAGAAGTAGCTCTGTGACTCGTTCGTCCATTTCTACCTCCCAATACAGCACATACTCAAATAAATCGAGCTCTATTCTCAACACAAGCTCTGCTTCAGTCTCGTCCTATATTAGACCTTCAACTCCTAGTAGCCGATCATCATCTACAGCAAGACCCTCGACCCCATCTTCCCGCCCGACACTGTCAAGATCGTCAACTCCTTCTAAAGCCCATCCAGCACCCACTGTTGCTTCTGCAGACAAAGTGAGGCCATCCCAGAATTCTAGACCTTCGACTCCAACTTCTAGGCCACAAATACCTGCGAATTTGAGCTCTCCTGCTGCTCGTTCTACATCTCGGCCATCCACACCTACTCGCCGGAATCCTGCACCTTCTTTGTCTCCTGCATCTGGATCTTCAAATTTGGTTGGACGTTCTCTTCAGAGTGGCCGGACTGTAGCTTCCACATCACGCCCTAGTTCCCCGAATCCCCGTGTTCGGCCCACGCAACAGCCAATAGTTATCCCAGATTTTCCACTTGAAACACCTCCAAACCTACGAACAACTTTGCCAGATAGGCCACTCTCTGCTGGTAGGTCTAGGCCAGGTTTTACTGTCACTTTGAAAGGAAATGTAGAGAATTCAGGTGCTGCAAATTTGCCTAGGAGACAGTCATCACCCGTTGTTACCAGGGGAAGAGTCCCAGAACCTTTGTCAAGGGGCAGAATGCTTGCCAATGGGCAAGCAAATCATACCACAGAGTCTCACAGAGCTCCACATGTATCTGAGTTGCCAACCCGGAAGCCTGCAAAGACATCCACAGAGAGCACTGGGTTTGGGCGGACAATCTCAAAAAAATCTCTGGATATGGCTATTAGACATATGGTAAGTATGGCAATTTCTCGTGTGAAAACAACATATAGTTCTTTATGTCTTCCTCAACTAAATGGACATGGACTTACCTTATAAACAATCTTGTTTCGTaagcagcttttttttttttggatgattatGGCGTCTGGAAACTCTGGCTTTCATCTAAATCATAAATCCAGTTTATTATTATTAGGACTGCTTCTCGCTTCCTCTGTTATTCACTACAGTGTTGCTTTGATTAACGACTATCTTTCACTGAAGAATCCATCCCCATGTTTTCCTAGATGTGCCTGTTCATGTATTATCTTTATTGAGGAATACATAGGGGAACGTGCATGTAGACCTCGAATGCATATCTCCTTACATGTAGGTTTAAGTTCTGCTGCTATTTGCTGTTATTGAACGGTGAAAAAGCTAAAAGAGTGAATATTGTCCAACCCTCTAAACACCCTTACCTACCAGGAAAATAACAAAGAAAGTGACACATCCATAGAAGTGTGGAGGGATAAAAATCATTATGGATAAAAAGAAAGTAACATCTCATAACAAAGAGGTTTCTAAAAATAATTTCCGTGAAGAGAAAACTAAGCATGCTAGAGTGACACTACTGGTTCATTGATGCGGAGGGATGCTTGTTCAGCCTTCTGGGTGGCGCTAAGAAAAGGTCGGTGGGACCTAGCATAAACAATTTATTTTTCAGAATGTGGTTAGAAAGAATAAATTTATGGTTTGTTAATGGTTATTTGTTTATACTCTCTTTCAGGACATACGAAACGGGACCAGTGGAAATCGTGCTCTCTCAGGTTCGACCCTCTTCCCACAAAGTATACGATCCAGCAGTACCAAAGGTCAACTCGGTCCGACTGTGATTAAACAAGGTTCAGGCAATGGAGATGCCCCCATCTTCCATAATGGGGATGGTACAGAACATGGGAATTATCATGCCGGTAGGTATTTGGAAAACGGAAATGAGGAAGACAAGTCTCAATATCCGGCAAAACTGACAGTTGTTGACATGTATGAGAGTTCCCGGTATGACACCCTTCTACTTAAAGAGGATTTAAAGAACACTAATTGGTTGCATAGTTTAGACGATAAATCCGACCAAGGAGCCATTTTTGACAGTGGGTTTGAACCTCTACCAGAGCCGTTTGACCCCTTGTAACCTTACCTGCATGAAGTGCATTTCCGTGTGgcagtgaatttttttttttttttttcccctcgcGTTATTTGGTAATATAAAGGTTGAGAGAGAAGAAAATGTGTCGAATAAACTGCTGTTAATCTTCTTGTTTAGAAGTGCCATTTTATCATTCTATTGGTTGGTTGGTTGTTTGCCAACAAATATATTCCTTCATGCGCATTTGGCTGGCTTCAGCGATTGACTCCACCTGCGGATTTCACGAGTTCCTTGCGACACTTACAGCCTAAAAGTGATTGAGAATTTTATTGTCAGAGCGCGTAATGCAATATTTGCTTCAGTCGGTGGTTGTCAGAATGCAGGTCTGGTTGGCTACTTGTTTGTTACGACTGGCCGAGGAACGATAATAGAGTAGTAGTAGCAGTATATTTGTTACGACTGTAGTAGCGGAAACGTATGAATTGCAACTTGTCAGGAGGATCCCAAATCGGCCTCAGCAGCACAATGTTGTGGTCAAAGCAATGCTATCTTGCACCACTtgacaaagaaaaaaagggcAATTTGTGTTACGACCCATGCGCCGATGGAagcttctttcttcttttttttttttttaatgaatatatatatatatatatatgtaggaGCAGGTGCACTTACCAATGGAATACCTTAGCGAATGCGTAGGAAGGAGTAAAAGGAGTACGATTACTTGAACAGAAATCCAACTGCCAATAAGATTACTTGTGTTGGGTAATAAACATTTAATTCACGTAGCAGCAGTAGGCTAGTAGTGTACCAGAAAAAGCCATAGTGATGCAGGAGGGGTCAAGGCTCCTCTCGCAAACAAACTCCTTgaccaaaaaaaagagagctGCCGTTTGTTTGCTTGACGGAGAAGCTGAACAATTAATTACTCCTCCTCTAAATAGTAGACTTAGGTTACCAATAATAGCAGTTAATGCTCTCCTTAAATGTGAGCGGGCCCAAGAAGATGAATGAAAgagtaaaatagaaaaaagacaAGCATGAGGGAGGGTGCGTTAGAGAGGAAAACGATGGCAAAATGATTGGGAGAAGACAGAGTAGTCAACTCAAGACAGAAAAGGGTACAAGGAAAGGTCACCAAAAGTATTTACATCCACTGTTCCACATTGGGCTTATGAAGATGGAGACAACGTACATATACATTCGACTTCAACCCACAGAAATGAAACCTTCTtgtcattaaattattattcCTTTCATgcatcaaacaaaacaaaaaaaggtgCTAGCTACCTATATGATGATATCAACCTCTGCATAAGAGATCTCCATGCAACCAAAGAAAAGGTACACACATATCCACTCTGCTACTACtattgatcaaatgaatcaaGAAATTAGCTACTGTCCTGCGCAGTGAGTGATGCATGGCCGAGTGGTGTTGTGGGGAGCTTCAATTCACTAACTGTAGTAGCTAGTAGCATGTTGAGGCCACGATATCAATATGGGGGGATCATATTGGCGCAGCTGCTGCTTCATCTGCTATTCCCAAAACATACTACTGTCGTCGCTGCTGCTGATCTAAGTTCAGACAAACAAGCCCTTCTGGACTTCGCTTCTGCAGTTCCTCATCCCCGTGCCAGGAAACTCAACTGGAATGCTCaaccatcat
Protein-coding sequences here:
- the LOC113697206 gene encoding uncharacterized protein encodes the protein MNGDREWDCDDGRTFHNKGRCPIHLAFRHHHCPSILLLLPSPIATTTVSISTTMNRSLKDSLIGGAGRRSVSSHHHRRGLSLSLNANDSPDDHNHLDLFSKSRRSISLASSDDSSDVSVRLGRLSLGSAAKPTPKPGLDDLLSSTDGGKHDYDWLLTPPGTPLFPTSDGNESQTVPMASRTTLLSRSSSTTKASRLSVSQSSEKDNRSRPARSSSVTRSSISTSQYSTYSNKSSSILNTSSASVSSYIRPSTPSSRSSSTARPSTPSSRPTLSRSSTPSKAHPAPTVASADKVRPSQNSRPSTPTSRPQIPANLSSPAARSTSRPSTPTRRNPAPSLSPASGSSNLVGRSLQSGRTVASTSRPSSPNPRVRPTQQPIVIPDFPLETPPNLRTTLPDRPLSAGRSRPGFTVTLKGNVENSGAANLPRRQSSPVVTRGRVPEPLSRGRMLANGQANHTTESHRAPHVSELPTRKPAKTSTESTGFGRTISKKSLDMAIRHMDIRNGTSGNRALSGSTLFPQSIRSSSTKGQLGPTVIKQGSGNGDAPIFHNGDGTEHGNYHAGRYLENGNEEDKSQYPAKLTVVDMYESSRYDTLLLKEDLKNTNWLHSLDDKSDQGAIFDSGFEPLPEPFDPL